In the genome of Marispirochaeta sp., one region contains:
- a CDS encoding phosphate ABC transporter substrate-binding protein: protein MKKTLILVSLLLTAGLLFAGGQKAAESGDGFSGNYAFGGSTTLEGFLRPAIDEFTSLHPGVTISYDAPGSSAGVKGALDGTYDLGAASRKIKDTEKSAGAIPVVVALDGVAVVVNKETVTIANLSMDQIKKVFSGEVTNWSALGGPNAEIVVVNRDEASGTRSAFGDIALGDAKFTDKAIITTGNGDMVAKVGSTPYAIGYCGFAYITRDPGIKAVTVEGVEPTMENVLSETFPIQRPLNMVHTGDLDEVEQAFLDFLLSDDGQAIIEEEGFISIK, encoded by the coding sequence ATGAAAAAGACTTTGATTCTTGTTTCCCTGCTTCTTACTGCAGGACTCCTGTTCGCAGGCGGACAGAAAGCCGCTGAAAGCGGTGACGGTTTTTCTGGTAACTACGCCTTCGGTGGTTCCACCACCCTGGAAGGCTTCCTGAGACCCGCTATCGATGAGTTTACCAGTTTGCACCCCGGAGTAACAATCTCCTACGACGCTCCCGGCTCCTCCGCCGGCGTCAAGGGTGCCCTGGACGGGACCTATGACCTGGGAGCAGCTTCCAGGAAAATCAAGGACACCGAAAAAAGCGCCGGTGCGATTCCTGTAGTGGTAGCCCTTGATGGAGTGGCTGTTGTAGTCAATAAAGAGACGGTTACCATCGCAAACCTCAGTATGGACCAGATCAAGAAAGTATTCTCCGGAGAAGTTACCAACTGGAGTGCCCTGGGCGGTCCCAACGCAGAAATTGTTGTAGTTAACCGCGATGAAGCCTCCGGAACCCGTTCAGCCTTTGGCGACATTGCCCTGGGAGATGCAAAGTTCACTGACAAGGCGATTATTACCACCGGCAACGGAGACATGGTTGCCAAAGTCGGATCCACCCCCTATGCCATCGGCTACTGCGGCTTCGCGTACATAACCAGGGACCCCGGCATAAAAGCGGTAACCGTAGAAGGTGTAGAGCCCACCATGGAGAATGTGCTCAGCGAGACATTCCCCATCCAGCGCCCCCTGAACATGGTCCACACCGGCGACTTGGACGAAGTTGAACAGGCCTTTCTTGACTTCCTTCTCTCCGACGACGGTCAGGCTATTATAGAAGAAGAAGGTTTTATATCCATCAAGTAA
- the pstC gene encoding phosphate ABC transporter permease subunit PstC, giving the protein MNTRKIRDEAAKHLFAFCAFVSVLSVVFITIFIFLEGLPLFEVTGVLDFLIGTVWEPTGDPAHYGILPFIAGSIWVTFGSLMLALPVGLSVGIFMAEYATGRFANTVRSVVELLAGIPSVIYGLFGYIAIAPIVRNLTPSNTGLGVLTASIVLAIMVLPTIINITEVSLRAVTPELKEASLALGATHWQTIVHTLIPAARSGILAGIVLGMGRSIGETMAVLMVAGNAVTMPTSPLSLARTLTMNVATDMSYASGEHWTSLFTTGMVLFVFILIINISVQVLMKKAVKDMK; this is encoded by the coding sequence TTGAACACAAGAAAAATACGGGACGAGGCTGCCAAACACCTCTTTGCCTTTTGCGCCTTTGTCTCTGTTCTGAGTGTCGTCTTTATAACCATCTTCATTTTCCTCGAAGGTCTGCCGCTTTTTGAGGTTACAGGCGTGCTGGACTTTCTTATCGGTACCGTATGGGAACCCACCGGCGATCCTGCTCATTACGGGATACTCCCCTTTATTGCCGGTTCCATCTGGGTAACCTTCGGCTCTCTGATGCTCGCCCTTCCCGTCGGACTCTCCGTTGGAATCTTCATGGCGGAATACGCCACAGGTCGTTTTGCCAACACCGTCCGCTCGGTGGTTGAGCTGCTGGCGGGGATCCCTTCGGTAATTTACGGGCTGTTCGGATATATAGCCATCGCACCGATTGTGCGCAACCTCACCCCCAGCAACACGGGTCTGGGGGTCCTGACAGCTTCCATTGTTCTGGCGATCATGGTTCTTCCGACAATAATCAACATTACTGAAGTTTCCTTACGAGCGGTTACGCCGGAGCTGAAAGAAGCATCTTTAGCCCTGGGAGCGACCCACTGGCAGACTATCGTCCATACCCTTATTCCGGCGGCACGGTCCGGAATACTGGCGGGTATCGTTCTGGGGATGGGACGATCCATCGGAGAAACCATGGCAGTCCTGATGGTGGCAGGAAACGCCGTTACAATGCCAACAAGCCCGCTTTCGCTGGCAAGAACACTGACCATGAACGTGGCCACCGATATGTCTTATGCTTCCGGCGAGCACTGGACCAGTCTTTTTACCACCGGAATGGTACTCTTTGTTTTTATTCTGATAATCAACATCTCGGTTCAGGTACTCATGAAAAAGGCCGTAAAGGACATGAAATAA
- the murG gene encoding undecaprenyldiphospho-muramoylpentapeptide beta-N-acetylglucosaminyltransferase, protein MSTRSRKLLVFTGGGTGGHVYPGLAIIEGLVSERKVSSEEICWIGSNKGMERDILAKHDISFFAVPSGKFRRYFSLRNVTDLFLIFLALIKSLVFMLKRRPALLFSKGGYVSVPPVIAARICRIPVITHESDLDPGLATRINARFADRVCVSYKETMKFFPSSAAHKIVVTGNPIRPAVLTGNRDAGRRVFGLPGEKPLVFVIGGSLGARQINQLMAEVIDDILPHAEVLHQTGGGNGSDNPRPGYVRREYIHNEMPHVLAAADIVITRAGAGTLWECGTLGKAMVLIPLGTEGSRGDQLRNSRYFEDAGAALVLSDENAAPAALRAAVLDLVASRETRLRMGEAAQKITGNTGVQACGDLIHEFLQDCGS, encoded by the coding sequence ATGAGTACAAGGTCACGAAAACTGCTTGTTTTTACCGGTGGAGGAACGGGAGGACACGTGTATCCCGGTTTGGCAATTATTGAGGGGCTGGTAAGCGAGAGAAAGGTCTCTTCCGAAGAAATCTGCTGGATTGGTTCTAACAAGGGGATGGAACGGGATATCCTTGCAAAGCATGATATTTCTTTCTTTGCCGTTCCTTCCGGCAAGTTCCGGCGGTATTTCTCCCTCAGGAACGTGACAGACCTGTTTTTAATCTTCCTTGCTCTTATAAAGTCACTTGTCTTTATGCTTAAACGAAGGCCGGCTCTGCTTTTTTCAAAAGGCGGCTACGTCTCGGTTCCTCCGGTAATTGCCGCCCGGATTTGCCGGATACCGGTTATTACCCATGAATCCGATCTGGATCCGGGACTGGCAACCCGAATCAATGCCCGTTTTGCTGACCGGGTATGTGTCTCCTACAAGGAAACCATGAAGTTTTTTCCATCCTCCGCGGCACATAAAATTGTTGTTACGGGAAATCCAATTCGCCCTGCTGTCCTGACCGGGAATAGGGACGCCGGACGCCGGGTTTTCGGCCTTCCTGGAGAAAAACCCCTGGTATTTGTTATCGGCGGCAGCCTTGGGGCGCGGCAGATAAACCAGCTTATGGCCGAAGTAATAGACGATATACTGCCCCATGCGGAGGTCCTGCACCAGACCGGTGGAGGAAACGGCAGCGATAATCCCCGTCCGGGTTATGTCCGGCGGGAATATATCCACAACGAAATGCCCCACGTTTTGGCGGCGGCGGATATTGTAATAACCCGTGCAGGAGCGGGGACCCTGTGGGAATGCGGGACCCTTGGTAAGGCAATGGTTCTTATTCCCCTGGGAACCGAAGGCAGCCGTGGAGATCAGCTGCGTAACAGCAGGTACTTTGAAGATGCCGGCGCAGCTCTTGTTTTATCCGATGAAAATGCTGCGCCTGCGGCTCTTAGAGCCGCGGTCCTTGATCTGGTCGCCTCCCGGGAGACCCGCCTGCGTATGGGAGAAGCCGCACAAAAGATAACGGGAAATACTGGCGTTCAGGCCTGTGGGGACCTGATTCACGAGTTTTTACAGGATTGCGGTTCCTGA
- the pstA gene encoding phosphate ABC transporter permease PstA: MELSRSTRISKMQESIARGFVWFFAGLTIIILVWIVGYILFRGFYSRKYIPYDVLPISEEVIPLDGENGKGLRIIVNKKVKVRDLTESQLNTLYSKRRRENWGFYTRQDLDVQPFALRGEDPVFAAAAGKAVLPDETEFSKYTTFVSGFDDMVEMVAKTPGAVGFVPSDYSGSLDQVKIVPVRRFSLIFSPDTVKIEDNKKLQELDRDKLQKILQTTALNWLELGGIDLEIHPALYLYNPEFTEQIEDSYINHPPKESDIPIFDDKEEYFYYITSTPGSVGIALYDEVAARELPTVPFVRKETGPNLTLSFLLEAPSRSGAWGGISYIILNTLLLISFTLVFSTPVGVAAAIYLVEYAKQGPMVRLLRMGTETLAGIPSIVFGLFGRIFFVQILGLGIGFLSATLTITLMILPTIVRTSEEALASVPGTYREGSLALGATKLDTIFKVVLPAASPGILTGIILGVGRVVGETAVLLYTLGSSYELVASPSSPARVLSLHLYLLFSEAVSFDRAFATGTVLIFIILIVNRMTTRMIGRMNRMSGK, from the coding sequence ATGGAATTATCCCGTTCGACCCGTATAAGCAAGATGCAGGAAAGCATTGCCCGAGGCTTCGTCTGGTTTTTCGCCGGTCTTACCATTATCATTCTCGTCTGGATTGTCGGGTACATCCTCTTCCGGGGCTTCTACTCCCGGAAGTATATTCCCTACGATGTACTGCCGATCAGCGAAGAGGTAATCCCCCTTGATGGGGAGAACGGAAAAGGTCTGCGTATTATCGTCAATAAAAAGGTAAAGGTTCGGGATCTGACGGAATCCCAGTTGAACACGCTTTACTCAAAACGCAGACGGGAAAACTGGGGATTCTATACCCGACAGGACCTTGATGTTCAGCCCTTCGCCCTTCGCGGAGAAGACCCGGTTTTTGCAGCTGCTGCTGGAAAAGCCGTACTGCCTGATGAAACGGAGTTCAGCAAATACACGACCTTCGTCTCCGGCTTTGATGACATGGTCGAAATGGTAGCAAAAACCCCCGGGGCTGTCGGGTTTGTTCCTTCCGACTACAGCGGTTCCCTGGATCAGGTGAAAATTGTCCCCGTACGCAGGTTCAGCCTGATTTTCAGTCCGGATACGGTAAAGATAGAGGACAACAAAAAACTGCAGGAGCTGGATCGGGACAAACTGCAGAAGATCCTGCAAACAACCGCGCTGAACTGGCTCGAGCTTGGGGGAATCGACCTTGAGATTCACCCGGCCCTCTACCTGTATAACCCCGAATTCACCGAACAGATAGAGGATTCATATATAAACCACCCCCCTAAAGAGTCGGACATACCCATTTTTGACGACAAAGAGGAGTACTTTTATTACATTACATCCACCCCCGGATCCGTCGGCATAGCACTGTACGACGAGGTGGCTGCCAGGGAGCTGCCCACTGTTCCCTTTGTCCGAAAAGAGACCGGTCCGAATCTGACCCTCAGCTTCCTGCTGGAGGCGCCGTCCCGCTCCGGTGCGTGGGGAGGAATATCCTATATTATTCTTAATACCCTGCTGCTGATCAGCTTTACCCTTGTGTTCTCCACACCCGTCGGGGTTGCAGCAGCTATCTACCTGGTTGAATATGCCAAACAGGGTCCCATGGTCCGGCTGCTTCGTATGGGTACGGAGACCCTGGCAGGTATTCCATCCATCGTTTTCGGCCTCTTCGGCCGGATATTCTTTGTACAGATCCTCGGTTTGGGCATTGGCTTTCTTTCGGCCACCCTTACGATAACTCTGATGATTCTTCCCACAATTGTGCGTACATCCGAGGAAGCCCTTGCGTCGGTCCCCGGGACCTACAGGGAGGGTTCTCTGGCCCTGGGGGCGACAAAGCTCGACACCATTTTCAAGGTGGTTCTTCCGGCAGCCAGTCCCGGGATTCTGACCGGCATTATCCTCGGAGTAGGCCGGGTCGTGGGAGAAACCGCTGTGCTGCTTTACACCCTGGGATCCAGTTATGAACTGGTTGCAAGTCCAAGTTCACCAGCCAGAGTACTGTCTCTGCACCTGTATCTGCTGTTTTCGGAGGCTGTCTCCTTTGACCGCGCCTTTGCCACCGGCACCGTACTGATTTTTATAATTCTTATTGTTAACCGTATGACAACCAGGATGATCGGACGTATGAACCGAATGTCCGGCAAATAG